AAATTAAAGTCGTTTTTATAATTTTCAAATAATTCACCACTATAATTATTAAAAGAGGCTAAATCACCTAAACCCAAAATAATAGTTCCAAAATTTATAATGGGTGCTTCTTCTGCGAAAGACTTCAGTGGATAAAGCGTGATAATAAAAAGTGATAAGATGATGAATAATTTCTTCATAATAGGACCCAGACCTCATTAACCTGTATTTTTTAAAACAAAAACAAGATACTATAATAATGTCAATAAGATATTTATTACATAGAAGAAATACAGGCGTGGAATGAGCCGACATGGACGTCGGCTCATTTTATAAAGGTTTGCGCAGTATTGCGCACAACGTTAAAGCATATAAGACGTTTTGCTGTAATGAAATGAAGATAAAATGTGCCGTAGGCCAAGGAGCGAAGCGTCGAAGCTTATATGCTTTGTTAGGCGCAGATTTTATTCTCTCCAGTGTTCTGGTTTATTCAATTCATTGGCGCATATAATTTTTCCAGTTTTATTATAAAGTTTTCTTGAATTTAATGATTGAACCATCCATGCATCTTTAAATTCCTCTGGAATTGGGAATGGTGCAGAAAAACCATTTATTTGAGCATTTGGAACAAAACCAAATTTAGGATAATACTCAATATGACCTAAAACAAAAACCATTTCTGATCCCATTTCTTTCAACCGTTTTAATCCTTCCATGATCAAAAGTCCACCAATTCCTTGTTTTTGGTAATCAGGTTTAACTGCCAAAGGTGCTAGAATATGAAGTAGGGGCTGATTTATCATTTCATCAATATATACTCTTGTAAATAAAATATGACCAATCGCTTCATAATTATCGAATGCAAGTAGCGAAAGAATGGGCTTGGCTGTTTTGTCTTTTAGAAGACTTGCAGTTAATATGGCTTCTTTATCATAGCCAAATGCTAGTTCTTCAACTTCCATAATATTATTAAAGTCATTTACACCTGATTCTTTAATTTCAATATTATTTAATTCCATTTATAATGTCTTCCTCTTGAGAATAAAAATGTCGCATAACGTCCGCGGCGTTTGCGATGTTTTGCCGGAGCGTACCCGCGGAGGCAAAATATGCTGTAGGCCAAGGCGGTACACCGCCGCCGCGCAACACGCCGTGTTTTATGAAGGCGGAGCGCGGTAAGCAACCAGGCGGGCGAAGGAAGGACGCCTGAGCCCGATGCAACGGTGACTGTCATCAAGTCAATTTTACATAGATAATAAAAGGTATGAAATAGAAGCTACAAAAAAATTAAAAAAATGACGAAATAAATACTATTTCTTAAGGGGGCTTCTAAAAACTCAAGATTAATTGACAAATTATCATAATCAGTTATAACTATTCAATAATAAAATTATTGAATAGGGAATCATGAAGAAAAACAAGCAACGAGGATTATTTGATGAGCAATTCAGATTGGAAAAACTGGAAAGCAAAGGTGATCCTCTTATAGTAATAAATGAAATGTTAGATTGGGAGCTGTTTCGTCCTCTACTAAAAAAAGTATTCAAGAAACAGGCTAAAGGTCCAGGCGGCCGACCGCCTGGTGATTATATAATGATGTTCAAGATACTGATTTTACAGAGACTTTATAACTTATCAGATGAGCAGATGGAGTATCAGATCAACGATAGATTGAGCTTTATGAGGTTTTTAGGATTAAATATCAGTGATGATATTCCTGATCAAAATACGATATGGCTGTTTCGAGAAAATCTCACGCAGGCGAATGCTATTGAGAAACTGTTCAAGAAATATGACAGGTATCTGGATGAGCATGGAATCATTGCATATAAAGGATCGATTGTAGATGCAAGTTTTGTCGAGGCCCCACGCCAAAGAAACAGCAAAGAAGAAAATGAGCAGATAAAAAAGGGAGAGGTCCCTGACGATTGGCAAGATAATCCGCACAAATATTGTCAAAAAGATACAGACGCTCGCTGGACGAAGAAAAACGGAATCAATCACTATGGTTACAAGAACCATATAAAAGTAGATAGAAAAACCAAACTGATCCGGGCCTATAAGACGACAGATGCGAGCATTCATGATTCTCAGGTCTTGGGAGACTTGTTGAATAAAGATGATGCTCATCATGAACTTTATGGAGACAGCGCCTATTCAGGAGACCCGGTAAAGCAGTTACTG
The Spirochaetae bacterium HGW-Spirochaetae-1 DNA segment above includes these coding regions:
- a CDS encoding N-acetyltransferase; this translates as MELNNIEIKESGVNDFNNIMEVEELAFGYDKEAILTASLLKDKTAKPILSLLAFDNYEAIGHILFTRVYIDEMINQPLLHILAPLAVKPDYQKQGIGGLLIMEGLKRLKEMGSEMVFVLGHIEYYPKFGFVPNAQINGFSAPFPIPEEFKDAWMVQSLNSRKLYNKTGKIICANELNKPEHWRE
- a CDS encoding IS5/IS1182 family transposase, translated to MKKNKQRGLFDEQFRLEKLESKGDPLIVINEMLDWELFRPLLKKVFKKQAKGPGGRPPGDYIMMFKILILQRLYNLSDEQMEYQINDRLSFMRFLGLNISDDIPDQNTIWLFRENLTQANAIEKLFKKYDRYLDEHGIIAYKGSIVDASFVEAPRQRNSKEENEQIKKGEVPDDWQDNPHKYCQKDTDARWTKKNGINHYGYKNHIKVDRKTKLIRAYKTTDASIHDSQVLGDLLNKDDAHHELYGDSAYSGDPVKQLLEHRSIRNRIHEKGYRGAPLSKKQKEKNRLKSKSRARVEHVFGFIKTSMKGSNSRAIGHKRNDGIVGLINLTYNMCRFTQLCRI